From Vreelandella neptunia, the proteins below share one genomic window:
- a CDS encoding primosomal protein N' produces the protein MALPSPLRRLFDYLPSREAPPCGWQPGLRVRVPFGRREVVGVVVELADRSDLPRSQLRSISEALDDAPLPEDWLWLCRFAARYYQHSLGDTLHHAMPARLRQGHPMAGRTQTLWLAQGEGAEEMLSRAPKQAELYALLRQHPHGLPGRAVSAHGFARDQLLALEKKGLASSQEHILTAPTPPSGNLLATPALPLNREQATALAALHEKLDGYHPCLLEGVTGSGKTEVYLQLIEAIAAKGKQSLVLVPEIGLTPQTLARFRSRFRVPVVALHSGLTDPERLDVWEAATSGRALIIIGTRSAIFTPLANPGAIIVDEEHDGSYKQHDGLRYHARDLAVARAHYHKIPLLMGSATPSLESLHQALSGAYRHLRLTQRPSQHPPAKLELIDLRHQRRQGGLLPAAIKAIKSTLSAGKQVLIFINRRGFAPTLACHACGWMADCHQCDARMTLHRQPPLLACHHCDSRRALPDACPECGSGDLRALGSGTERTEETLQTLFPKTTIHRIDRDSTRRKDSFEQVLKEIQRGEPCVLVGTQMLAKGHHLPHVTLVVVVNADGGLYAADFRALEHSAQLLEQVAGRAGRAAHPGRVLVQTLHPDDPHLGQLAEHGYGALARNMLEERRISQLPPFCFMALLRIESPKEEAALALAQQAAQALRQWLKESGVATRCLGPVPAPMERRQNRYHLHVMLAADKRSQLHPAVSWLVQWLEANREARKVRWSIDIDPQTLA, from the coding sequence GTGGCCCTGCCTTCGCCGCTGCGCCGCCTGTTCGACTACCTGCCATCCAGGGAAGCTCCCCCCTGCGGCTGGCAGCCGGGGCTGCGAGTGCGGGTGCCCTTTGGGCGGCGCGAAGTCGTCGGCGTGGTCGTCGAACTAGCAGACCGCAGCGACCTTCCGCGCAGCCAACTGCGTAGTATCAGTGAAGCGCTGGATGATGCCCCGTTGCCGGAAGATTGGCTGTGGCTATGCCGCTTCGCCGCCCGTTACTATCAGCACAGCCTAGGCGACACCTTGCACCATGCCATGCCTGCGCGGCTTCGCCAGGGGCACCCCATGGCGGGTCGTACCCAGACCCTCTGGCTTGCCCAAGGCGAAGGCGCAGAAGAAATGCTCAGCCGAGCGCCCAAGCAAGCCGAGCTGTATGCGCTGCTGCGCCAACATCCTCATGGGCTGCCAGGCCGAGCGGTTAGCGCCCACGGTTTTGCCCGCGACCAGCTGTTAGCGCTGGAGAAGAAAGGCCTGGCATCCAGCCAGGAACACATTCTCACTGCCCCAACGCCCCCCAGCGGCAACTTACTGGCAACGCCGGCTCTCCCCCTTAACCGTGAACAGGCGACAGCGCTAGCCGCACTGCATGAGAAGCTCGATGGCTACCACCCCTGCTTGCTCGAAGGCGTCACCGGCAGCGGCAAAACGGAAGTCTATCTGCAGCTTATTGAAGCAATCGCCGCCAAGGGCAAGCAGTCGCTGGTATTAGTGCCGGAAATTGGTTTAACACCACAAACGCTCGCCCGCTTTAGAAGCCGCTTTCGGGTACCCGTGGTGGCGCTGCACTCAGGTCTCACCGACCCCGAGCGACTAGACGTGTGGGAAGCCGCCACCAGCGGCCGGGCGCTGATTATCATCGGCACCCGCTCGGCGATTTTCACCCCGCTGGCCAACCCCGGCGCGATTATTGTCGATGAGGAGCACGACGGCTCCTACAAACAGCACGACGGTTTGCGCTACCACGCCCGCGATTTAGCCGTGGCGCGAGCCCACTACCATAAAATTCCACTGCTGATGGGCAGTGCCACCCCCTCCCTGGAGAGCCTGCACCAGGCGCTTAGCGGCGCCTATCGCCATCTGCGCCTGACCCAGCGCCCCAGCCAGCACCCGCCAGCTAAACTGGAACTGATTGATCTACGCCATCAGCGCCGTCAGGGCGGCCTGTTGCCCGCTGCCATCAAAGCGATTAAAAGCACCTTGAGCGCTGGTAAGCAGGTGCTGATTTTTATCAATCGGCGCGGCTTTGCACCGACACTTGCCTGCCACGCCTGCGGCTGGATGGCCGATTGCCATCAGTGCGATGCGCGCATGACGCTACACCGCCAGCCTCCCCTACTGGCTTGCCACCACTGCGATAGCCGCCGCGCCCTGCCGGACGCTTGCCCCGAGTGCGGCAGCGGCGATCTGCGGGCCTTGGGTAGCGGCACAGAACGCACCGAAGAGACGCTGCAAACGCTGTTCCCGAAAACCACTATCCACCGCATCGACCGGGATAGCACCCGGCGAAAGGATAGTTTTGAACAGGTACTCAAAGAGATCCAACGCGGCGAACCCTGCGTACTGGTCGGCACTCAAATGCTCGCCAAAGGGCACCACCTACCCCACGTCACACTTGTCGTGGTGGTCAATGCCGACGGCGGCCTCTACGCCGCTGACTTTCGCGCTCTGGAGCACAGCGCCCAACTACTTGAACAGGTGGCGGGCCGTGCCGGTCGCGCCGCCCACCCAGGCCGAGTACTGGTGCAAACCCTGCACCCCGACGACCCTCACTTGGGCCAGTTGGCTGAACACGGCTACGGGGCGCTCGCACGCAACATGCTGGAAGAGCGACGCATTTCCCAGCTGCCGCCGTTCTGTTTTATGGCGCTGCTACGCATCGAAAGCCCCAAGGAGGAGGCCGCTTTGGCGCTGGCGCAACAGGCAGCCCAAGCCCTACGCCAGTGGCTAAAAGAGTCCGGCGTAGCCACCCGCTGCCTGGGGCCGGTGCCCGCACCGATGGAAAGACGCCAGAACCGCTACCATTTACACGTTATGCTGGCAGCCGATAAGCGCAGCCAACTACACCCGGCCGTTAGCTGGCTGGTGCAGTGGCTGGAAGCCAATCGCGAGGCACGCAAGGTACGCTGGTCGATTGATATCGACCCACAAACCCTCGCGTAG
- the argS gene encoding arginine--tRNA ligase — protein MKDTIVSLLEGAVTALKHQGVLPNDLQPTIKVDPTKDKAHGDYATNLALMLAKPAGQNPRELANALVAALPESDAIQKTEIAGPGFINFFAAADAAAQIVAQVLDCGDTFGRSMVGKGEKVQVEFVSANPTGPLHVGHGRGAAIGDCLCRLLEATGFDVTREFYYNDAGAQIANLARSVQARVKGFGPDDDSWPEDGYRGEYIVDVANDYLAGKTVSADDREVTAKKDPDDLAAIQEFAVAWLRREQDLDLKAFGVEFDVYFLESSLYEDGKVDATVEKLVNAGHTYEEDGAMWLRTTDFGDDKDRVMRKQDGGYTYFLPDVAYHLDKWQRGFKTVINEQGADHHSTVTRVRAGLQALEVGIPKGWPDYVLHQMVMVTRSGVEVKLSKRAGSYVTVRDLIDEVGRDATRFFLAARRADSQLTFDIDLARSQSNDNPVYYIQYAHARVCSMLRKAQDADQPFDHALALANLALLDSDQEKAVLNRLARFPEVVETAARNREPQQVAQYLLDLSGDFHTCYNAVKVMVEDDTLRNTRLALGLATRQVLRNGLDLMGVSAPEEM, from the coding sequence ATGAAAGATACGATAGTTTCTCTGCTCGAAGGCGCGGTCACCGCGCTCAAGCACCAAGGCGTGCTGCCAAACGACCTTCAGCCCACCATCAAAGTGGATCCTACCAAAGACAAGGCCCACGGCGATTACGCCACCAACTTGGCGCTGATGCTGGCCAAACCGGCAGGTCAAAATCCGCGCGAATTAGCCAACGCGCTGGTAGCCGCGCTACCCGAAAGCGACGCTATCCAAAAAACCGAGATTGCGGGGCCCGGCTTTATCAACTTTTTCGCCGCCGCCGATGCCGCGGCGCAAATCGTTGCCCAGGTGCTCGACTGCGGCGACACCTTTGGCCGCAGCATGGTGGGCAAAGGCGAGAAGGTTCAAGTCGAGTTCGTTTCCGCCAACCCCACCGGCCCGCTGCACGTAGGTCACGGCCGGGGCGCGGCCATAGGCGACTGCCTATGCCGCCTGCTCGAAGCCACCGGTTTTGATGTCACCCGCGAGTTCTACTACAACGACGCGGGTGCCCAGATCGCCAACCTCGCGCGTTCTGTACAAGCCCGGGTGAAAGGCTTTGGCCCTGACGACGATAGCTGGCCAGAAGATGGCTATCGAGGCGAGTATATCGTCGATGTGGCCAACGACTACCTGGCAGGTAAAACAGTAAGTGCCGATGACCGCGAAGTCACCGCCAAAAAAGACCCGGATGATTTAGCCGCCATTCAAGAGTTTGCCGTGGCGTGGCTGCGTCGCGAACAGGATCTGGATCTAAAAGCCTTCGGCGTGGAGTTTGACGTCTATTTCCTAGAGTCCTCACTCTATGAAGATGGCAAGGTGGACGCCACCGTTGAAAAGCTGGTGAACGCGGGCCACACCTATGAAGAAGATGGCGCCATGTGGCTACGCACCACCGACTTCGGTGATGACAAAGACCGCGTGATGCGCAAACAGGACGGTGGCTACACCTATTTCCTCCCCGATGTGGCCTACCACCTGGACAAGTGGCAGCGCGGTTTCAAAACCGTGATCAACGAACAGGGTGCCGACCACCACTCCACCGTCACCCGCGTACGCGCCGGTTTGCAGGCGCTGGAAGTCGGTATTCCCAAAGGCTGGCCCGACTACGTGCTCCACCAGATGGTCATGGTCACCCGTTCAGGCGTCGAGGTAAAACTCTCCAAGCGCGCGGGCAGCTATGTCACCGTGCGCGACTTGATCGACGAAGTGGGCCGTGATGCCACGCGCTTCTTCCTCGCCGCTCGCCGCGCGGACTCACAGCTCACCTTTGACATCGACCTGGCCCGCTCCCAGTCAAATGACAACCCGGTCTACTACATCCAGTACGCCCATGCCCGGGTCTGCAGCATGCTGCGCAAGGCCCAGGATGCTGACCAACCGTTTGATCACGCCTTAGCACTGGCCAACCTAGCGCTGCTGGACAGCGACCAGGAGAAAGCCGTACTTAACCGGCTAGCGCGCTTCCCTGAAGTAGTGGAAACCGCCGCCAGAAACCGCGAGCCCCAGCAGGTTGCCCAGTATTTGCTCGACCTTTCCGGCGACTTCCACACCTGCTACAACGCCGTCAAAGTGATGGTCGAGGACGACACCCTACGCAATACGCGTCTGGCGCTGGGCCTCGCCACCCGTCAAGTGCTTCGCAACGGGCTTGATTTAATGGGGGTTAGCGCCCCAGAGGAGATGTAA
- the hslV gene encoding ATP-dependent protease subunit HslV, with translation MTTIVSVRRGNQVALAGDGQVSLGNTVMKGNASKVRRLYRGKVLAGFAGGTADAFTLFERFEAQLEKYQGHLTKAAVELAKDWRTDRALRRLEALLAVADHSASLIITGNGDVVEPERGIIAIGSGGNFAQASARALLENTELSAREITEKSLSIAGDICVFTNHHVTLEELSIDDR, from the coding sequence ATGACCACTATTGTCTCCGTTCGTCGTGGTAATCAGGTCGCCCTCGCTGGCGACGGCCAAGTATCGCTGGGCAATACCGTAATGAAGGGTAACGCCAGCAAAGTTCGCCGCCTCTACCGCGGCAAGGTACTGGCCGGGTTTGCGGGTGGCACGGCGGATGCGTTCACCCTGTTTGAGCGCTTTGAAGCACAGCTTGAAAAATATCAAGGCCATTTGACCAAGGCAGCGGTGGAACTTGCCAAAGATTGGCGCACTGACCGGGCGCTGCGCCGCCTGGAAGCGCTGCTCGCCGTTGCAGATCACAGCGCCTCGCTGATCATTACCGGTAACGGTGACGTAGTCGAACCCGAGCGCGGCATTATTGCCATTGGCTCTGGCGGCAACTTCGCCCAAGCCAGTGCCCGAGCGCTACTGGAAAACACCGAGCTGTCAGCGCGTGAAATCACCGAGAAGTCGCTTTCGATCGCTGGTGATATCTGTGTATTCACCAACCACCACGTGACCCTCGAAGAGCTGTCGATTGACGATCGCTAA
- the hslU gene encoding ATP-dependent protease ATPase subunit HslU translates to MTQMTPREIVHALDQYIIGQQDAKRAVAIALRNRWRRMQLDDDLRPEVTPKNILMIGPTGVGKTEIARRLAKLAKAPFIKVEATKFTEVGYVGRDVESIIRDLMEAAIKMVREQAKEEVSHRAEDAAEDRVLDALLPPPRGQEDKPREESGTRQTFRKKLREGQLDDKEIDIEIASQGPGIDIMTPPGMEEMTSQLQSMFSNMGQQKRENRRVTVKEALVLLRDEEAGKLVNEEEIKSRAVYSVEQHGIVFLDEIDKVAKGSGQSSGGEVSREGVQRDLLPLIEGSTVSTKYGMVKTDHILFIASGAFHLSRPSDLIPELQGRLPIRVELDALTPNDFKRILTEPSASLTKQYQALLATEGLDVEFTPDGIERIAQISWQVNEGTENIGARRLHTVMERLLEEASFRGGDMESPLVIDGDYVNAQLGELAVDEDLSRYIL, encoded by the coding sequence ATGACTCAGATGACACCCCGCGAAATTGTTCACGCTCTAGACCAGTACATTATTGGCCAGCAGGATGCCAAACGCGCCGTTGCAATCGCTCTGCGTAACCGCTGGCGCCGTATGCAGCTCGATGACGACCTGCGCCCAGAAGTCACCCCCAAAAATATTTTGATGATTGGCCCCACAGGTGTGGGTAAAACCGAAATTGCCCGCCGCCTTGCCAAACTGGCCAAAGCGCCGTTTATTAAAGTAGAAGCGACCAAGTTTACCGAAGTTGGTTATGTGGGCCGTGATGTTGAGTCGATTATTCGCGATCTCATGGAAGCGGCGATCAAGATGGTGCGCGAGCAGGCCAAAGAGGAAGTTAGCCACCGCGCCGAAGATGCTGCAGAAGACCGCGTACTGGATGCCCTGCTGCCGCCGCCACGGGGTCAGGAAGATAAGCCGCGAGAAGAGAGCGGCACCCGCCAGACCTTCCGCAAGAAGCTTCGTGAAGGACAGTTGGACGATAAAGAGATTGATATCGAAATCGCCTCCCAGGGCCCCGGCATCGATATCATGACGCCGCCAGGCATGGAAGAGATGACCAGCCAGCTGCAGAGCATGTTCTCCAACATGGGCCAGCAGAAGCGTGAAAACCGCCGCGTAACGGTCAAAGAGGCGCTGGTACTGCTACGCGATGAAGAAGCGGGCAAGCTGGTCAACGAAGAAGAGATCAAATCCCGCGCGGTCTACTCGGTCGAGCAACACGGTATCGTGTTCCTGGATGAGATCGATAAAGTCGCCAAGGGCAGCGGCCAGTCCAGCGGTGGCGAAGTCTCCCGTGAGGGCGTCCAGCGTGACCTGCTGCCACTGATTGAGGGCTCCACCGTCTCGACCAAGTACGGCATGGTAAAGACCGATCACATTCTGTTTATCGCCTCCGGTGCCTTCCACCTGTCGCGCCCGTCGGATCTGATTCCAGAGCTACAGGGCCGCTTGCCGATCCGGGTTGAGCTTGACGCGCTAACGCCCAACGACTTTAAGCGCATCCTCACCGAGCCCTCTGCCTCGTTGACCAAGCAGTATCAGGCGCTGCTGGCCACCGAGGGGCTGGACGTTGAGTTCACCCCCGACGGAATCGAGCGCATCGCGCAGATCTCCTGGCAGGTAAACGAAGGCACTGAAAATATCGGCGCCCGCCGCCTGCACACGGTGATGGAGCGGCTGTTAGAGGAAGCCTCTTTCCGAGGCGGCGATATGGAGAGCCCGCTGGTGATTGACGGCGACTACGTCAATGCGCAGCTTGGCGAACTGGCGGTCGACGAAGATCTGTCGCGGTATATTTTATAA
- a CDS encoding SPOR domain-containing protein, whose translation MASPRKKPAPRRGATSQRKSSRSSGGGFRLPGWLWGLAGMAAGFFLAQHQHGTAPWQEQSEAPQATVLPKPSGSEERAAARETEEAAEPSMPTFEFYTLLPETEVIAPGVTLPSSVVRPEAPEQTADSDAGAASDDPIAQVIAANTRPEDQVSAAQENEAATNTPGRYMLQAASFREASDAEQLRGRLRNLSLLAEISEVQADGNTWHRVQVGPYEDTRELNRAQDLMNTQGIEPLLIQLQN comes from the coding sequence ATGGCTAGCCCGCGCAAAAAGCCCGCCCCCCGCCGCGGAGCCACCTCGCAGCGCAAGTCCAGCCGCAGTTCAGGCGGGGGCTTTCGCCTCCCCGGCTGGCTGTGGGGCCTTGCCGGTATGGCGGCAGGCTTCTTTCTGGCTCAGCACCAGCACGGCACCGCCCCCTGGCAAGAGCAGAGCGAAGCGCCTCAGGCCACGGTGCTACCCAAGCCCTCGGGTAGCGAAGAGCGCGCCGCCGCTCGGGAAACCGAGGAAGCCGCCGAACCTTCGATGCCGACGTTTGAGTTTTATACCCTGCTGCCGGAAACCGAGGTCATTGCCCCCGGCGTCACTCTGCCGTCAAGCGTTGTGCGCCCGGAGGCTCCTGAACAAACAGCTGATAGCGATGCGGGCGCTGCAAGCGACGACCCTATTGCCCAGGTCATTGCTGCCAATACCCGGCCTGAAGATCAGGTATCGGCAGCCCAAGAGAATGAGGCAGCCACCAATACCCCAGGGCGCTATATGCTTCAGGCGGCCTCATTTCGAGAGGCAAGTGATGCCGAACAGCTGCGCGGCCGACTGCGCAATTTAAGCCTGCTGGCGGAAATCAGCGAAGTACAGGCGGATGGCAATACCTGGCACCGGGTACAAGTGGGGCCTTACGAGGACACCCGGGAGTTGAACCGGGCCCAGGATTTAATGAATACCCAAGGTATCGAGCCCCTGCTTATCCAACTGCAAAACTAA